ATCACGGAAGCGCCCTTTGCAACCTGTTTACGGACGCCCTTCAGCGCTTCCCAGGGCCCGTCAACCGGCATACCGTTGAATGGATCATGCCCCCCGGTCATTATCAGGGACATGCCGCTCCCGAAAATGCGTGGCCCTCTTATCTGCCCGCGGGCTATCGCTTTTGACACATGAAGGGAATCGTCATTTGGCGAACCCAAGTCGCGTACGCTGGTTACGCCGTTTGACAAATACTTTAATGTATTACCTACGGTCTCCATCAAGTTTTCTTCGGGCGATGAATGCATGATATCCGTCGCCGGATCGGTTTTGCCGTTCCAGGTGAGGTGGACGTGCAGGTCTATTAAACCGGGCATCAGCCAATTTTTGTTTCCGCTTATTACATCTCCGCAGCCTGATGTGCGCTCTTCTGTGCGAGGCTCCACAGATTTAATGAGTTCCCCGTCAGTGACTACGTCGTAAAGTCCTTCAAGCTGCTTTTCCCCGTCAAAAATATGAACATTGCTAATCAGCATCGATCATTATCCCCTCTTATTCACTTGATGATATTATACGGTCTGCCGCGAAGTTGGGCAAAGCACAGCAGGGCGTGATTAACCGCCTTATTTAGAGATTCTTATAAATCACGCCCTCTTTCATGACGAAGCTGCATTCTGAAAGGGCGTCAAAATCGCTCAGTACGTCGCGACGCCATCCCGCAATATCCGCAAGCTTGCCCGGGACAAGTTCGCCAATGTCGCTGCGGCCTACTATCTTGGCATTTGCACTCGTAGCTGCGACAAGTGTGCGCAGCGCAGGAACCCTGCATTTCGCCTGTCTGCGGACAAGTATATTGAAATCGTCGAACGCAGCTCGTCGGCGCCGACGATTCGGCTATAT
The window above is part of the Synergistes jonesii genome. Proteins encoded here:
- a CDS encoding amidohydrolase family protein, which translates into the protein MLVRRQAKCRVPALRTLVAATSANAKIVGRSDIGELVPGKLADIAGWRRDVLSDFDALSECSFVMKEGVIYKNL